One Hypanus sabinus isolate sHypSab1 chromosome 4, sHypSab1.hap1, whole genome shotgun sequence genomic region harbors:
- the ube2g2 gene encoding ubiquitin-conjugating enzyme E2 G2 isoform X2 — MVVSGLIPILAVGGLWRGPEDTCFEGGVFPAILSFPHDYPLSPPKMRFTGEMFHPNVYPDGRVCISILHAPGDDPMGYESSAERWSPVQSVEKILLSVVSMLAEPNDESGANVDASKMWRDDRVQFCKIAQQTVRKSLGL, encoded by the exons ATGGTGGTCTCTGGTCTCATACCAATCCTTGCTGTTGGAGGGCTTTGGAG GGGTCCTGAGGACACATGTTTCGAAGGTGGTGTGTTTCCAGCGATACTAAGTTTTCCACATGATTACCCACTGAGTCCACCAAAAATGCGTTTCACAGGAGAAATGTTTCATCCAAATG TTTACCCCGATGGAAGAGTTTGCATCTCAATTCTACATGCGCCGGGTGACGACCCTATGGGATATGAAAGCAGTGCAGAGCGATGGAGTCCTGTTCAGAGTGTTGAGAAGATTCTCCTGTCTGTTGTCAGCATGCTGGCAG agCCGAATGATGAAAGTGGGGCCAATGTGGATGCCTCGAAGATGTGGCGAGATGACCGGGTACAGTTCTGCAAAATTGCCCAGCAAACTGTGCGAAAATCCCTTGGTCTGTGA
- the ube2g2 gene encoding ubiquitin-conjugating enzyme E2 G2 isoform X3: MRFTGEMFHPNVYPDGRVCISILHAPGDDPMGYESSAERWSPVQSVEKILLSVVSMLAEPNDESGANVDASKMWRDDRVQFCKIAQQTVRKSLGL, from the exons ATGCGTTTCACAGGAGAAATGTTTCATCCAAATG TTTACCCCGATGGAAGAGTTTGCATCTCAATTCTACATGCGCCGGGTGACGACCCTATGGGATATGAAAGCAGTGCAGAGCGATGGAGTCCTGTTCAGAGTGTTGAGAAGATTCTCCTGTCTGTTGTCAGCATGCTGGCAG agCCGAATGATGAAAGTGGGGCCAATGTGGATGCCTCGAAGATGTGGCGAGATGACCGGGTACAGTTCTGCAAAATTGCCCAGCAAACTGTGCGAAAATCCCTTGGTCTGTGA